One genomic segment of Mesoterricola silvestris includes these proteins:
- a CDS encoding ribonuclease P protein component, with protein MRVAGTYRVVRRQDHAVPEVAPRPLLGKEQALDVRVWRTAVGVEPMLLVNASRKQGRAVQRNRFRRRVRMAFLHVLREQPALGGSLGVVWVRPARSAKKGCPFSYLEIVGQLRLALSRWESR; from the coding sequence ATGAGGGTGGCCGGGACCTACCGGGTCGTGCGGCGCCAGGATCACGCGGTTCCCGAAGTGGCTCCCCGCCCCCTGTTGGGCAAGGAGCAGGCTCTGGATGTCCGGGTGTGGCGCACGGCCGTAGGCGTCGAGCCCATGCTTCTGGTGAACGCCTCGCGCAAGCAGGGGCGCGCCGTCCAGAGGAACCGGTTCCGCCGCAGGGTACGGATGGCTTTCCTGCACGTGCTTCGTGAACAACCTGCGCTAGGTGGCAGCCTCGGCGTCGTGTGGGTCCGTCCCGCACGCAGCGCCAAGAAGGGCTGCCCATTCTCGTACCTGGAAATCGTTGGCCAGCTCCGTCTGGCCCTGAGCCGTTGGGAATCCCGATGA